The Lates calcarifer isolate ASB-BC8 linkage group LG14, TLL_Latcal_v3, whole genome shotgun sequence genome has a segment encoding these proteins:
- the ccnb3 gene encoding G2/mitotic-specific cyclin-B3 — protein sequence MPLPRGKKPTVTAGSRIPKLNATATENQEEGPQVKRSSSPPHGAPKKRTAFIDITNAHKVQISLPGRKKEQAKKTAKKATSTSGSAKNQANLKKSSSVSSEGTTAEKEKTDSEEEKPCEEDEAQRDAAAPVEEQVAAAPPAAREVPAHLQRQQIPEEFDIDSENSEDSYMCPEYAKDIFDYLKQREEKFVLCNYMPNQPTLNPEMRAILIDWLVEVQENFELYHETLYLAVKMTDHYLSQTPVHREMLQLVGSTAMLIASKFEERSPPCVDDFLYICDDAYKREELISMEASILQTLSFDINIPIPYRFLRRYAKCVSAGMDTLTLARYYCELSLMEMDLVPERGSLLASACLLMALVTKDLGGWSPILQFHSGYQTSDLAPVVKRLYMMLLAPPDEKLKAIRNKYSHKVFFEVAALPLVDMDVLEKALLQ from the exons ATGCCTTTACCGAGGGGAAAGAAACCCACAGTCACAGCTGGGAGCAGGATACCCAAGCTGAACGCAACAGCGACTGAAAACCAG gaggAAGGCCCACAGGTGAAAAGGTCGTCCTCCCCTCCTCACGGAGCTCCTAAGAAGAGGACCGCTTTTATCGACATCACCAAC GCTCATAAGGTTCAGATCAGTCTTCCGGGGAGGAAGAAAGAACAGGCGAAGAAGACGGCAAAGAAAGCGACCTCCACCTCCGGCTCTGCAAAGAATCAGGCCAATTTGAAAAA GTCGTCTTCAGTGAGCTCGGAGGGAACAACCGCCGAGAAAGAGAAGACCgattcagaggaggagaaacccTGCGAGGAGGACGAGGCACAGAGGGATGCAGCAGCTCCTGTAGAGGAGCAGGTGGCTGCTGCGCCCCCTGCTGCCCGCGAAGTGCCAGCACACCTCCAGAGACAACAG ATCCCGGAGGAGTTTGACATCGACTCTGAAAACTCTGAGGACAGTTACATGTGTCCGGAATACGCCAAGGACATCTTTGACTACctcaaacagagagag GAGAAGTTTGTCCTCTGTAACTACATGCCCAACCAGCCCACCCTCAACCCAGAGATGAGGGCGATCCTGATCGACTGGTTGGTCGAAGTTCAG GAGAACTTCGAGCTCTACCACGAGACCCTGTACCTGGCCGTCAAGATGACAGACCACTACCTGTCCCAGACTCCCGTCCACAGGGAGATGCTGCAGCTCGTCGGCTCCACCGCCATGCTCATAGCCTCCAAGTTTGAG GAGCGCAGTCCGCCGTGTGTCGACGACTTCCTGTATATCTGCGACGACGCGTACAAGAGGGAGGAGCTTATCTCCATGGAGGCCAGCATCCTGCAGACGCTGTCCTTTGACATCAACATCCCCATCCCCTATCGGTTCCTCAGACGCTATgccaag TGTGTGAGCGCTGGCATGGACACACTGACTCTGGCTCGGTACTACTGCGAGCTGAGTCTCATGGAGATGGACCTGGTTCCTGAGAGGGGCTCTCTGCTGGCCTCGGCCTGCCTGCTGATGGCGCTGGTCACCAAAGACCTGGGAGGATGG TCTCCCATCCTGCAGTTCCACTCCGGGTACCAGACGTCAGATTTGGCGCCCGTGGTCAAAAGACTCTACATGATGCTTTTAGCTCCTCCTGATGAGAAACTGAAAGCCATCAGGAACAAATACTCCCACAA gGTGTTTTTTGAAGTCGCAGCCCTGCCATTGGTCGACATGGATGTCTTGGAGAAAGCCTTACTTCAGTGA